The Tolypothrix sp. PCC 7712 region CGTTAAAATCAAATTCTGGAACCAGAATTAGCTCAGAAAAACAGCCAAAGTAAGCCGCACTACCAGCACCTTCCAAGCCTCGCAGCGAATTGATATTATGAGTCGTTTCAATTGGTGCGATCGCCTGCTCAATGCGAGTTATATTCTTTGATAAATCCAAATCTGTAGATTCGCGCTGTCGGCGCAGTAAAACCTGCCGATAGTTTTTCAGTTTACCGCGCACAAAACCTTGTACCAAGTGAATCGCCTGGGTTGATTCTCCCTCTGCTTGCCATTGAGCTTTGCGAACAAATATATTTTTAGTAACCTCTGGTTCTAAGCGTCCCAAATAACCACCCGTATGAGTCAGAAATGTTAGCGGAATATGACGCTCAAGCAATTCAGAAATGACAGCAGGTGAAACAGTCGCGCGTCCTAAAACTACAACACCATCAATCTTGAGCAAAGGTACATCTAAAATCGTCTTTTTCTCAAATTTAACATTCAAACGTTCATCTACTTTCCCAATAAAAGCATCTTCTTGGGTAATATAAACTGTGCCCATAATCAAATCTCAAAGTAAATTACAAACAATAGGAAGATTTGCGGAATCATTGATGGTATATCGGTGCGTTGCGCTGCGCGACAACACACCCTACATTACGAATTACTGTCTGCTTAATGTGGCTCTTGATAACGCTTGACTTTATCGGTTGCTTGTGGTATGCATGAAGGGTAAAGACTGCAACCATCGCAGCGTTTTGTTTTTACGGGTATTGGCATTGCACCTGTAAATAGCAATTGTTGAACAGCTTCAATTATTGCGATCGCACTTTGCCGCAATTCATCATTAATTTCTACTAACTGACGTTGATGTGAATGTGCATAATATATATAACCTGTGCTGATACTCTTCCCCGTCATTTCCTCCAAACACAAAGCTTGCGCGCAGACTTGCATTTCATCATTATCCCATTCACCCTTGCGACCGCGCTTGTATTCAATAGGATAAAATTTGCCATTTTCAGATTCAATCAAATCAGATTTACCTATCAGTTTATACTTATCAGATTTCAGCCAAATTGCCCGTATCTGCCAAGTCTCTTCACGATATCCATCACCATTAGTATGCACTCTCTCATGTAAACTGGTACCTTCAATTGTATACTGGTTATCGATAAATTCTCCCGCACAAAACATCCGCCAACAGCGATGCGCGCAGTAAGCATATTGATTTAACGCCGCAATTGGAATGTAATCAATTTCATTCATAACTTAATTGATCTATTGCAAAAATTTATTTATCTAGTAGCCATAAATTACTCACAAACATTTCTCCCCCTCTCTAAACAAGGCAAAAGGAAAAAGTGAGCCAGTGCGGTGGACGGGTTCCCAAGGCACTCCGTTGGGCGGCTTTGCCGACTTGAAGGAAGTGCCGTCGGCATAAAGCAACTGGCGAACTCCACAGGAGTTAAAAGGTAAAAGAAAGAACAAACACAATGGTATGGAGTCCCTAAATTTATGGGGATTATATTTTTACTTTTTACTTTTTACTTTTTACTTCCTAATCCCTACGCACCATACCCATCCCCATTGTTGTTTTCCGCCCTAAACCTGCATATAATGCAAAATCAGCTAAAGCGTTTATTTGCTTAATTGCTAAAGGTTCAATATCGCCTAAAATTCGATAGCTAATTGCACCAACACAACCGATAAACTTACTTTCATAGTTACTGACAACTTCTGTATTAATGTCAAAAGCACTCGGATAAATGGATTCAATGGGAATACTAGAAATTTCTATGCCACTATATTTATTCCAACGGTTAAGTAAGCTATTAAATACAGATTCTTTTACCGGAAGAAAAGTATCATATCCACCTTGACGAAAGGATACAGGCGTAGCAAAATTAAAGCTAAGATTGCGCTCTTTATTTGATGCTTGTTCGTAAAGTTGTGCATAATTACAAGCATTCGCCCAAGGTTGCTTTGATTGCGCTGTACCTTGAATTTGAGTAATATATAAATTTGCCGAACCTAAATGCCAAGGATGTTCTGGGTTGAGATTTAGCCACAATGGGGTTAATTTGCTAAATAAAGTATCATCAAGTAAAGAGACACGCCACCAACAGGGAGTACCAGCCGCAATAGGTTTTTGATGGATAAATTGCAACGTTTGGTGATGTGGTTTGGGTTGTCGTTGGATTTGCAATGGTGAAAGAGTAAAGGCTTTATCTGCATTTGATGAGTGCAGATATTCTCCTAAACTTGGATCTACAGAACTGATGAGAGTGAGAAATAATGCATGGAAATGTCTACCACTCAAAAATTCTGGGTAGATGGGAGACTGGGGGACGAGATTTAAAACAAGGCTGTAAGGCATGAATAATTTAAAATGATAGATGTAGGGTGGGGATTGCCCACCGCTAGAAATTAAGCTTTAAGTCGATACTGCATTTTTGCAGGTAAGCGTAATTTTGCACTTGTGTTGGGATGTTCCAACTCGTAATATTCGCCTTGGCAAATACTTACATTTTGAATCAGACTTACTGGGGGCATATTTATCACATCATAGCTAATAACTTGATGGGTAAACATTACATCCAGAGGATTCAATGGGTAAGGGAAAGAAAAGTTATCGGTTTTTAAATTGATTTTTGTAACTTCTTGCATTCTTAGTTCAGCCTTACTCATCCATTTACCCAAGCGAATCCATTTTGGTAGCTTGATTGGCTTTTGAGAAATTACAAAAAACTCAAATTGGCTTTCTGGTGCAATTTCTTTCGCTCTACCAAAGCTAGGAATATTTTTTTGCGTCTTCTCCATTTCTACATGGTAGTTATTATTCGCATATTTCCATGTATTAAGAATCGCAGTATGATTAACTGCACGCGCAGGTGTAACATAAATTTCCTGCTGATTTAGCGGCGTTAAATGTTCCTCATATTTGGGAACCTGTTCAGGACAAAAGTAACGATAGGAATGTTCTTCAGCTACATTGGTAGAGTAAACTTCGCTATCAACTAAACCTAATGCATAGCAGAGTGCGTAATTATGAATTACCGCTTCTGTTTCGTATAATCTGCCGATTTCACGAGTAGCGTAATAAAGGCTGTCGTGTAATTCTAATTGACAGCAATAAATAATTGGCATAGCGATTACCCTGCTTTAGCCGTCGATTTCTTTTTGCTGATGTGTTTGTTAGCGTATTCTTTAGCTTCTGCATCAGCTTTTTGTAAAATTGATTTTATGCCTGCTTCGCTATTTGTGAGTGTTTTAACTTCACTTAGCAAGGGTACGAAAGTCTCACCAATAAAGTCAGTGTGAACAATAAATTCATCAGCCATTAATTCTTCAATCGCACTTTTAGCAGCAGTAATAACATCATCTTCATCTAAAGGTTCGGGAGAATTGATACTATTATTTGCCTGCATTTTATCGTATATTGCTTGAGTCCAGCGTAAATTACTAGTAATTTCTCCATCAGCAAAGATTACACCAATTAACTCATTTCTTACACGCCCTGTGCGGGTTGTTTGCGCTCCATAATGGCGAGTTCGTAAGATGTTATTAAAGACGTAAAGAAAACTAGCTTCAGTTGGGTCTTTTAATGTAACAATACTAGGAAAGAAAGTTTGCGGTCTGATGTGGTCTTGTTGGTTAATTCTGCTAGTAACTTCCCCAGGTTTAGAACCATCCTCTCCTTTAGAAGCCATTGTCCCATTCTCATAAGGAGCATTGAGGGTAAAAGTTTCGTGTGATTCATCAAAAGCTGTTATTGAAAATGCTGTATCTACCACAACTTTTGATTTCTCAGAGCCAGAATCGCCAATTGCAAATCCGTAAATAATGCAATCAGGATTATCCATTGCAAAATTAACGTTGTATTCGCATTCTTCAGCAGTCATCAAGCCATAGTTACGCAACAATTCTCGTCCAACTAAACGTTCTGGTGTTGACTGTTTACGTTTGAACATTGACAGGCGGCTAATTGTAGTTTTATCTTTAACTCCTGCTCTGACTCTGGCTTTATTGAGTTCGCCATCTGTTTGAAATAATGGGTATGATTCAGTGATGCGAATAGTTAAAAAGTGGACATATTTACCCATTGGTTTGTAGGGAATTGCTGTTTGAAATAATTTAGATTCAACGGTTTTGAGCAAAGCCATAATATTTCTCCAAAAAATATGATTATTTCGATGCAATTAGCAGAGTTATTAGCTGAGAATAGCTGGTGTTTATTCCTTATCTGATTCTGAAGATTTTTGATTTTTCTCTAAGTTTTCTTTGTCGTCTTCTAGGCGATATAGAAATTCACAAGTATCGCGAATTAAGTTGAGTTGACGGCCTGCTAAACGCGCGCGATCGCCTGCAAAAGATTTTTCAAATACTTCAACTACAAAATACTGTGCAAAATCTAAAATCGCTTGTCGTTCTTCCTCCCGTTTACTCATTACCCAGCGTCCCTCAGCAGTCGAAGAATGAACGCGATCCATGAGTTTAAAAACTTCGGCGGCTACAGCTGTAACTAATGTTTCACCCCGAAATACACTTAACTCAGCTTTAAGTATAGTTTCAGATGCAATATCAATCGGTTTTAATACAGCATTAGCTTTGGGATTATATCGCTTATTGGCTCTATAAAAGCGGCGATAAAGTTCCGTTAATTTCTTAGGATGATTGAGACTTGATTCTTCTCCCACAATTAATTCCTCTTTGGTGTAGTCAAATTTTGCATAAGGGTCAAAACAAGGATAAAAATGATAGGCATAAAGCCGAATCTTTTCTACTCTGGCTGAGTCAACTCCCTGGTTACGTGCCCAACGATTAAGATAATAAAATACATACAAGGGACTAGTTTCTAAATCCTTCGCTAATTCGCTAAATCTTCCCCAGTTGGCATCATAACCAGATTTACCTTGTCGCGCATTCACATCTAAATGAATGGCGTAAGCAGCAGTCAAAACATTAAGGGGAGCAGGGTATTGAATACCGTTTTCTTGCCAACCTTCCAGAATGTAGTCTAAACGGAACCTATCTCTTTTTACCAAAGCGCGAAAAGCATGAGGCGCACTATCAAGAAACACGCTTTCTTCAAATTCAGCACCATCATTAAAAGGTGGAATTGGCGATTCTGAAACTACAGTTTTGACATCTAAAATCATCGGGAAAGCAAACGCTAACCAGGTAGGCATAACCCAGGATTCCGTATCTGTACTGTCTCTTCCAGGGGGTAGCGCCATGAAATAAAATGTTAAAGGCTGGTCTTCAGGATAAGCAAGCTTAAATGTTCGGTCTTTTTCACTATCAAGATTTTCATCTATTAAGAAACTATCTACATTTTGATAATTTTCTTTATCTAGATGCGCTTGAAAATTTTTGGTGATAAAATGATTACGGATGCTAGTATCAAAGCGAGTTTGAGCTACACCACTATAAGCCTTTTGTAAAAACTTATTAGTTTCGGGGGTAAAGTAATAAGTTGGATAAAAGTACAGATAGCGATATTTACCATCTTCAAAACGTTTACCTACTGCTTGAGTTTGATTCATCAAAATTTGTCGCAGCATCATTTCCACACCTGCAATACTAGAAATATTGCGCTTCGCATTAGAACCGCCTAACATTTGCTTATTTGTATAAACTTGCGGTGTAAATAAAACTGCTGATTCCATCTGCTCGGTTACTGTGTAAGCAGAATGAGAAATTGAACAGATTAATTGTCTTCCCCTTCCTGGTTTTTTAGCAGCATTATAGTTACCTAACTCATTGAGAAAGTTTTCAGTTTGCGTTTGAGTTGATTGTTGTTGACTTGTATTTGGCAACATCACCACTCTTGATACCCATTGTCTTAAATCATCCCAGCCATCAGGTAGTTGATATTGAGCAAGAATGGGAGAAATTAAACCTGTCAAGTATTCAATAACTTGCTGGCAAACTTCCCTGACATCTTCCACGCCTGGATGTGCTTCTAAATATTTAGCGGCGAGATAATACCATTCATAAGGTACGCCACCAGTATTACCTTTTAACTTGTTTTCTTTCAGGCTTTCATTAATGCGCTGAATGTGGCGAATCTCAGGGAGATGTTGTGTTAAATTCCAGAATTCAGCAACTTTATGAGTTAAATCAAAAGCAGGTATTGCGGGTAATTTTTTATCTTTTTTGCGAATTGCTTCAATCCGATTAACGGCTTCATCCCAAATCTTACGACTGACTAAATCGCCAAATTCTGCTATTTGGTCAATGCGGATATCATCGGTAAATTTAAAATCAAACTCAGCAGGTAAAACTCCTTGTTGTTGAAATTTGACTAAGTTATCACTGCGACTTTTAGCAACAGATGGCTTAGTAGAACTTAAAATACGTAATGTCGCATCTAAAGCTACTTTCATTAGTCCAGGAGAATCAAAAAATAAGTTGTAATATTCGGCATATTTCATGCCTTTTCCATCACGACCAAATCCTGTTTGTCTGCGTTTTAATTGTCCTGCACAAAGAGATTTAATATTATTAACTACCAGATCTGGTAAATCTTTTGCAGATAGAGAAGGAGCGTTACGCGCAGCGAGATAAATTACACCTGTTGGCAGATATAGTAAAGGTTCATAGTATATCTGCTCATCGGTATTGAGGCTAGTATAAGCTTGAATTACGGCATTATTAACAACATTAGTTAAAACACCTCGGTTTTCTGCAATACGATGATAGGTAAATTTCAGTTGTCCATCGCTGAGATTATGAATAATTTCTTGCAATCTGGGATTTTCTGCATCTTGGGGATGTTTAATAATAGAAGCAAGAGAATCAGCTAAACAAGTTAAATCAGCAAGGCTGCGAAGAGTACGGTCTTTCAGAACAGGATTTAAGCCAAATTCTGAAAAATTCCAGTTAGTATCCCAACGGCGTTGAGCATTGTAAGCCAAGCATAATAAATCGTCGAGATATTCTGTATAATCTTCTGGATTATCGGGATTGATAAACTGATCGAGTCCTAGTTGTTTGACTTTTTCATCAATAATTTGGCGGTGTTCTGCTAAAGCTAATTTGCGGCAATTTTCTGGTACATCGGGAAATTTTTCAAAGTCATGTAAAATAAACCCAGCAATCACTAAGCGCCGTTCTCGTTCTTTGACTACGCGCTTAATAGTTGTATCTAGCTTTTCTAAGCGTTTCTCAATTAAATTTGCCGGAAATAAACCATTAAGTAAATGTGTATTGAGTGATTGATCGGCTGCATTATCTCGTCTAACTTTATTTTTACCTGCTGCTTCTCGCTGTTGGTCTATTTCATCAAAGAATTTACCACCTTTAGCTGTCACACCAATTGCTATTTTTAGCAGATTAGGTAAAACATAATCAGCAAAATCTGCCATAACTATATCATCAGGATTTTGCGCTGTAATCGCTTCTTGCAGTAGCTTGAGTGTGAGTAATTTTTGTTTAGTTATGATAGTGCGATTGTCATCACTATCAAAACCAAAATCACCTGATAACCAATCTTCATCTGATGATTCGGAATTTGCAGTGTTTTCTATATCTAAAAGTGATAATTGCTGATATTCATTTGAAGCTTTTGCAGCTTTACTTTTTTTAGCCATTCTCTTCACTCAAAGAAATTAAATATGAGTTGACTTGTCTGACATACAGTGGATATTGCTGTAAAGCGAAACTAATTGCCCTAAAAACTTGCTGCGGATCTATATCGTCATATTCATGAACTAGGCGATTTCTTAATCCAGATGATGGTGCCAATTGTTTTGCTAGTTCGGGAGTAATCACACCATAATTACCAAGCTCAATAAAAGCTTCAAAGTTAGTATTTGAATTTCCTGGATTTAGCTTTGACAAGATATGATCGTTAATATCTATCGCAGCTTGAGCCATTAATTGTAGCAGTCTTTCTGTAATTAATTGATTATCAATATTATTGAGATAATCATCCCAAGTAATTGCCTCGAATCTTTTCAGATTGTCAAGATAACGAGCAATGAATTCTAACCGAGTCGTAACAATTACAGTATCTATATTTTTCATACACCCCATCTTTGGAGAAACTGCTCAATGTTTTGTCGTTTAATATGTTCAATTTTTTTAAGCTCTGATTTGCTTAGTAATACTTTTTGTTTAAATTTTTCAAATTCTTCAGCTTCAGATTCATACAAAACTTTGCCATCGCGAGCAACAAAATGTGCTATTAATTCAGAACAGTGATTAAGTTCTACAATGTCGATTTTGTCAGAATTGATTTTTAATACTTCGCCAATCAACATAGGTAATTCAAACAAACCTGAAATATTATTTTTTATGTAAGCTTCACGCTGTTCTTCATCACACAAAACTGCAAAATCCCAGTCACTTTTTGCGTTTGCATTACCAGTAGCTCTAGAACCAAATAGCACTAACATTTTTAAGTAAGGGATTTTTTCAGGAAGTTGTAAGGCAAGTTCTTGAAGTTCTGTAATTGTTGGAGTGTGGTTTTGCATTTGATAATACTCCTATGTTGTGAATAATCGTCAACATTCATTTGCTCATTCTAAAACTTTATTCAAATCCTTCGAGTAATTTCGCAACTTGTTCAGGAGCCGGAAGCTGATTTTTTAATTCTTGAGGTAGTGTTGAAACTATTTGATATGTTCCTACACCAATTGGTTTATTAGATTCCTTCAGTGCATATTCAACAATCGTTCTCTGCTTAGATTTGCAAAGAATAATTCCAATGGAAGGATTTTCATCAGCTAGCCTTACTTTGTCATCTAAAACAGCTAGATAAAACTGCATTTTACCGACATATTCAGGTAAAAATTTACCTATTTTCAGTTCTATTGCTACCAAACACTTTAAACTGCGGTGATATAATAAGATATCTATAAAATATTCTTCATCATCAATTTCTAAGCGATATTGACTACCGATAAAAGCAAATATTCCACCCATTTCCTGTAAAAATGGTTCAACTCTTGTTAAAATTGCCTCCTCTAGCTGTCGTTCATTATGTTCATCTGCTAGTTCCAAAAATTCAAAAGTATATTCATCTTTAACTGCAAGTTTCAATTGATTGCGAATCTCTACTGAAACAGTCTGGTCAAAATTGGTTTGATTTAGCAGAGTTTTTTCATAAGTCTGATTCTCAATTTGGTGAATCAAAACATTCTTTGTCCAACCAAACTTACGAGTCATTTTGATATAAAATTCCCGTTCTTGGTTATCTTTACACCTTTCTAAAATGACTATATTGTGAGTCCATCCAATTTCTGCCACCATTGGTGGCAGAAATTCTTGAGAGTGATAAGTTAGGTAAAAATCTCGCATTCGCCAAATGTTGCGAGTAGAAAAACCACTAATACCAGGAAACTCTGTCTGTAAATCTTTTGCTAACTGTTCCACTACAGATTTACCCCAACTATCTCCCTGTTGTCGAGTAACAATCATCTGCCTAATATCCCAGTACAGCGCAATGAGTTCTTTATTAACTGCCTTTAGTGCTTCATACTGGGCAGAACGTATGCGTTGTTTTACTTCCACTAGTAGATTTCTGTAATCATCTGGAATTGGTTTACTCATAGTAGTAAATGTTCAACTTATTGATCGCGAACTCACTGACGTGCATATACTAAACAAGCTTGTATATCTTCTCGTTCTAACCAGGGATAAGCTTCTAGTAAGGTTTCGATAGTATCTCCTGCTGCAAGCATCCCTAAAATATGTTCAACTCCTAGACGGCGACCTCGAATAATAGGTTTACCGCCAAATATTTTGGGGTTGACTGTGATTCTTTCCAAAAGTTGTTGTTCGTTCATGATTACCCTACAAAAGAGAGGGAAGGATTAATTAAGGTTTACTGCTTGAGGTTTGCTCTATAGCTAAACTACTCATGCCAGCCGTCTGCTTATGTGCTTCTGGGAGCTGAGGTTGCCTATGCCTGAACTTAACGCCGCAAGTTTTTTATGAACTTCCCTCTTTTTTGAGCAAATTTTGAGTTATTTAAGCAAAACTAAAAAAATTAGATTTACTTTAGACTATTAGTAATCGGTATTTATGTTTTTGTCCGATTCCTGCCCAGTCTGTCTCAATCTTGTAACCCAGTGTACGAGCTTTTTTCACTGCATCTCCAAAACGATAACCAACTTTTACAGCTAGTTCATCACCTAGATGCCATGCACCATCTCGTAGAACTTCAATCAATAGTTCAACCTTTGTTTTTTTGTACCTTTTCATTTGTCTACTGTCTCTGACGACTGTATGATCAGACGCTACCCAAAACGATAACTAGTGTAAAGTCATTAAGTGCAGAGTTATTTAACAAGTTAAATATGTCAGAACTAGATGGCTATTATTACCTCCTCGATTTTTGGTAATCTAATATTTAGACGGAGACCCACTATAGAACAGTGAGGTAATTAATCCCTATTAGGGATTGAAATAAATACGTCTGAACTTACTGGCGTAAGTTTTTTCTCCGTCACATTGACCACAATCCCTATGAGGGATAGAAACCTCATGCAATCCATATCTCATCTCCTTTGCCTTTAAAGGTGTACGCCAGCGTATCTAGCAGTAGTGCAGAGTGACCAAACGCGATCGCATACGGTGTGTTAGCATCATGAACGCTGTACTGGTCGCTAATAGGGTAAATTTGAAAATGCATTGGTAGTCTTAGCCGCATTCGCACTTCTGCAACTGGACGGCGAAGCACATAACATACCAAACCCTGTGTTTTTAAGCGTTTGTTTATCTCCCTAATCCATTGGTTTTCTGGTTGCCAAACTTCTATACCTGTTAAAACTTGGACTTTCCAAGCGTCTGTTATTGGCTGTAAGTCGCCGGGGTAAGTAAATTTCCAGTTCAACCTTTCCTCACGGTAAGAACGCAGCTTGATAAATGCTAGACAGTGAGCAAATCTACCTTTAGCAATAGGTTGTCCGGTGCGTTGTGCGGTTTCTTTCAGTGTCCGTGTAAATCCTGCCTCAGTCCACATTTCAATGTCTAAGTTGCTCAAAATTCCGGGTAAGTCGTAGGTTTTAAACCTATCTACTTCGTTGGCTTCGGTTAAGTCATACAAACCACATTGCAAAGGACTAGAACCGCGAAAACTAGCAGCATCTTCAGCTATAGGATTTCCTGATTTTCCAGAGATTTCTTGCCATTCTTTAGCCCATCCTTTAATCCGTCCCGCCATAGATTTCAAACTGGTATTAAATACTTGCTCGCTGACTGTTTGAAATTTATCTCGGCTTTGGGCATACTGTTGTTGAATAGTGCGATCGCTTAATTGATACCATAACCAAAAAGACTGTACAGCACCCCAACGGCGATAATATCCCTGAAAATCATTAATTTGGCGATATTGCTCTTTAATAGTGTTTTGTAAAAACGGGCGATCGCAAATACAATTAACTGTTAAAGGTGGAGATTCTACCTGAAATAAACGCTCGACTAAAAAGTTAGGTACTAGCGCATAAGCTGTGAAATTTGCAAACTGAATTGTCTGCCCTTCTTTGTCATAGCCATCATGTCTGCCTAATCTACCTAAACGTTGAATAAAGTTACCTGCATCGGATGATTCAAAAATTAGAAAGTTAATTTTAAAATCAACGCCTACATCAATTGTACTTGTACCAATAACTAAGTCAGCAGCAAGACTTTGTTCTTTTACTGCTTTTCCAGAAAGTCCGGTATTTTCTCCTACTTTTAAACCATAAGGCTGTAAAATTTCTTGAAAAAATGGAGTTAGCCGCTTGACGGATGCAATGGAATTGAGAATAATTGCTCCTTTACTACCTGGATATTGCTGAAATTGATTGACAATTAAATCAGCATTTTCTTTTAACCAAGTTTCTGAAGATTTAAAAGCTGGTTCTAAGGGGATAAAATTTAAAGCGATTGGTCGTGCTACTTGCCGCCATCCCTGAGATTTTAATTGCTGTTCTTGTGCTTCAGTATCAGGGAATTGATATTTATTTTGTTCGTGAGGATTGATTTCTCGACAGCGAAAACCTGCTATTTCTAGTTTAGCGATTAAATTTTTATCTGGTGTGGCTGAAAGAAACAAGAATTTTTTACGGCGGTTTGTGCAGCGAATTAATAACATCGTATTAATAATGCTGGCAATCTGGGGAGCAGCAAATACATGAAATTCATCTACAATAAATAAGTCAAAATCTTTATCGATTCTGCCCCATAATTTATCTGGACTATCGCCACGAATAATATAAGCACCGCGATGTAAATAATGGAAAATATCAGGGTTAGTTAATAATGCTTCTCTTTGGCTGGTGAGAGTTGCGATCGCAGCACTTTTCTTTAAGCCTTCATTTTCGGCATATATTTCTAAATCAGCGCCACTGAGTCGCACTACACGGGGTTGATTTACAGGTTGAAATGCTGCAATATATCCTTGAATTTGTATTTCTTGATCGCGCGCTAGTTCATTAGTTGGGTAAAGTCCAATAGCGGAAGATTCACCCTGAAGCACTTCTAAATATGCAGCCAAGCTTTTACCATCGCCTGTCATGGCGGTGTTGAAGATTACATCAATATTTGGATCGCGTAAGGCTTCTAAAGTGGCTGCTTGATGCCAAGATAATGACCAATCTTGGGGTAATTGTACACCTTTGGGCGTGGGGACTGTTTGCGAATAAACAGATTTGAGATTAATTTTGTAACTTTCGGACATAAACTTAAATAGTGTCCGTAACAGGTTGTTAAAAACAATATTGGCACGCAAAATAGAAGTTGGCAAGAGACAATACGGACAAAATATACGGACAAATTTATGAGTAGAAAGGGTCAGTCTATAACTTTATCG contains the following coding sequences:
- a CDS encoding DUF433 domain-containing protein, encoding MNEQQLLERITVNPKIFGGKPIIRGRRLGVEHILGMLAAGDTIETLLEAYPWLEREDIQACLVYARQ
- the cas3 gene encoding type I-D CRISPR-associated helicase Cas3', whose translation is MSESYKINLKSVYSQTVPTPKGVQLPQDWSLSWHQAATLEALRDPNIDVIFNTAMTGDGKSLAAYLEVLQGESSAIGLYPTNELARDQEIQIQGYIAAFQPVNQPRVVRLSGADLEIYAENEGLKKSAAIATLTSQREALLTNPDIFHYLHRGAYIIRGDSPDKLWGRIDKDFDLFIVDEFHVFAAPQIASIINTMLLIRCTNRRKKFLFLSATPDKNLIAKLEIAGFRCREINPHEQNKYQFPDTEAQEQQLKSQGWRQVARPIALNFIPLEPAFKSSETWLKENADLIVNQFQQYPGSKGAIILNSIASVKRLTPFFQEILQPYGLKVGENTGLSGKAVKEQSLAADLVIGTSTIDVGVDFKINFLIFESSDAGNFIQRLGRLGRHDGYDKEGQTIQFANFTAYALVPNFLVERLFQVESPPLTVNCICDRPFLQNTIKEQYRQINDFQGYYRRWGAVQSFWLWYQLSDRTIQQQYAQSRDKFQTVSEQVFNTSLKSMAGRIKGWAKEWQEISGKSGNPIAEDAASFRGSSPLQCGLYDLTEANEVDRFKTYDLPGILSNLDIEMWTEAGFTRTLKETAQRTGQPIAKGRFAHCLAFIKLRSYREERLNWKFTYPGDLQPITDAWKVQVLTGIEVWQPENQWIREINKRLKTQGLVCYVLRRPVAEVRMRLRLPMHFQIYPISDQYSVHDANTPYAIAFGHSALLLDTLAYTFKGKGDEIWIA
- a CDS encoding PDDEXK nuclease domain-containing protein; this translates as MSKPIPDDYRNLLVEVKQRIRSAQYEALKAVNKELIALYWDIRQMIVTRQQGDSWGKSVVEQLAKDLQTEFPGISGFSTRNIWRMRDFYLTYHSQEFLPPMVAEIGWTHNIVILERCKDNQEREFYIKMTRKFGWTKNVLIHQIENQTYEKTLLNQTNFDQTVSVEIRNQLKLAVKDEYTFEFLELADEHNERQLEEAILTRVEPFLQEMGGIFAFIGSQYRLEIDDEEYFIDILLYHRSLKCLVAIELKIGKFLPEYVGKMQFYLAVLDDKVRLADENPSIGIILCKSKQRTIVEYALKESNKPIGVGTYQIVSTLPQELKNQLPAPEQVAKLLEGFE
- the mntA gene encoding type VII toxin-antitoxin system MntA family adenylyltransferase antitoxin, which codes for MQNHTPTITELQELALQLPEKIPYLKMLVLFGSRATGNANAKSDWDFAVLCDEEQREAYIKNNISGLFELPMLIGEVLKINSDKIDIVELNHCSELIAHFVARDGKVLYESEAEEFEKFKQKVLLSKSELKKIEHIKRQNIEQFLQRWGV